A region of the Gemmobacter fulvus genome:
CATCTCGGCCTCCAGCCGGTCCCGCTCGCCGGGGGCAAAGCGCGGCACCGCGTCCGGGGCAAAATCGGTGCCGAGGTCGCAGACATCGACCATGCCGACCAGCCGGATATCGACCTCGCCCTGCAATTGCCGCGCCGCCTCCCAGGCCAGCAGCCCGCCCCAGGACCAGCCGAGGAAGGCGCAGGGCGCGCCCCGGCTTTCGCGGCGGATATGGCTGACGTAATCGGCCACCACCTCGGTCACCGACAGGTTCAGGCGTTTGTCCTCGTTCAGTGAATGGCACAGAAAGCCGGTGACCGGCTGATCCGGGCCAAGGTGATCGGTCAGGCGCAGATATTCGCGGGTCGATACCAGCAGGCCGGGGAAACAATAGAGCATCGGTTGCCCGCCACTGGCGCGCAGCGCGATGGCCGACCGTCCGGTGGCATTGCCCGCCGCGATCCGTGCCGCCAGTCGGCGCACCGTCGGCGCGTCGAACAGATCGGCAATGCTGAGCGCCACGCCGGGCCAGAGCTTGCGCAACCGCGCCAGCACCTTCAGCGCGGTCAGTGATTTGCCGCCCATGGCAAAGAAGTCATCCGTCACGCCCATGTCGGCATGGCCGATCTCGCTGCGCCACACATCGAGGATTGCGGCTTCGGTCGCGCCCTCGGGCGGTTCACCTGCCGCCTTGCGCTGGCGTTTGCCGGGCAGGGGCAGGGCGGCGCGGTCCAGCTTGGCATTGGGATTGGTCGGCATCCGGTCCAGCACGACGATGGCCGAGGGCAGCATATGCGCAGGCAGCCTTGCCTCCAGCCCGCGCAACAGATCCTCTTCCGCCACATGGGCGGGGGCCACGACATAACCCACCAGCCGCTTGTCGCCGCCATCTTCGCGCAGCAGCACCAGCGCCTCTGATACCTCCGGTTCGGCCAGCAGCGCCGCCTCGATCTCGCCCGGTTCGATCCGGTAGCCGTTGAGCTTCACCTGAAGGTCGACGCGGCCCAGAAACTCGATGGTGCCATCTTCGCGCCAGCGCCCCAGATCGCCGGAGCGATAGAGCCGCGCGCCCGGTGCGCCGCCAAGGCGCGGGCCGAACGGATCGGGGATGAAGCGGTCCGCCGTGGTGCCGGGGCGGCCGACATAGCCACGCGCCACACCCGTGCCGCCCAGATGAATCTCGCCCACCACCCCGATCGGGCAGGGCATCAGATCGGCGTCCAGCACATAGGCGCGCCGGTCGCCCACCGCCCGGCCCAGCGGCGCATAGGCCCCGTCAAACCTTGTGCCCGCATTCACCTTCCACACCATTGGCGTCATGATCGTTTCGGTCGGGCCATAGCCGTTGATCAGGATCTTTGCCCCCAATGCGCGGCTGAGCAGATCGAAGGTGGTCTGCGCCAGACCTTCGCCGCCAAAGGAATAGAGCCGCATCGGTGGGGCCTCGCCCGTCGCCTCGGCCCATTCGGCAAGCTGTTGCAGATAGGTGGTGGGGATCGAGGCATTGTTGCAGCCATGCCGGCGCATCGCCGCCAGCGTCTGCTCCGGGGTCCAGAGCGACCCATCGGGGATTACCACCGAACCGCCCATCATCAGTGGCACCATCCAGCGTTCATGCCCGCCATCCGATGAAAACGGCAGGAAGGGCAGCTCGCGGCTGTCCTCGGTCATCTCGTAGACGCGGGCGGTGGTCTGGTTGTGATCGGTCAGCGGCCCATGTTCCACCGCCACGCCCTTCGGCTTGCCGGTAGAGCCGGAGGTATACATGATATAGGCAAGCTGATCGCGGTGAATGGCCACCTCGGGGTCGGTTGTGGCAAAATCGCCGGGCGGCAGATCGTCGATGCACAGCACATGCGCCGACAGGCCTGCGGGCAGGCGGTCCTGAAAGCGGCGGCGGGTCAGCACCACGCGCACCCCGGCATCGGTCAGGATATGATGGTTGCGGCTTTCGGGGTGGTCAGGCTCCACCGGGATATAGGCCCCGCCCGCCTTCATCGCGGCAAGGATTGCCACCATCGCCTCGGCCCCGCGTTCGATCATGATCGCCACCGGCACCTCGGCCCCGACACCCAGCCCGATCAGCCGATGCGCCAGCCGGTTGGCGGCGCGGTTCAGCGCCTCATGGGTCCAGCGTTCGGTGCCGCAGATCACCGCCATCTTCTTGGGCGTGCGCCGCGCATGATCGGCGATGATCAGATGCACCACGCGCGGGTCGCAGGGGGCATCGTCGGGATAGGGGGCCGACAGATCGGCCAGTTCCGCCTCGGTCACCAGCGGGATGCGGGCCAAGGGCGCATCGGGATCGGCAAGGCCCGCCGTCAGCACCCGCTCCAGATGCTGTAGCACACGGGCGATGAGCGCCGGATCATGCAGTCCCTCGGCGTGATCGGCGCTGAGCGTGATGGCACCATCGGGGTGCAGATCGGCCAGGATCACACATTCGCCCCGCGCGGCAGGGCGCGGTGTTTCCGCCCGGCTGACCCCGGCGGGCAATGCGGGCAGCTGGCGCAGATGCAGCGCGATGGCCCCCAGCGGATGACGGTCGGCCCCGGCGCTGCGCAGCATATCCTGCACCAGCCGCTCCGAGGGCAGCAGATCGGCCTGCATCCCGGCCAGCGCGGCTGCGGTGTCTTGGATCAAGCGGCCAAAGCCCTGCGCCGGATCGGGGGCAAGGCAGAGCGGCAGCAGATCCTCGCTGCGGCTGGCCGGGTTGCCTGCGGGCAGGCCAAGGGCAAAGCGCAGGCGGTCGTGGCCACCGTAGCGTTGCAGCAGCGCGCCAAGCGCGGCGGGCAGCACCTGTGCCGCCCCGCCTGCCGCGGCGATCCGCGCGCCCAGATCGGCCTCCAGCCGAAGCTGGCAGTGCAGACGCGCCGCCCCTTCGCTGCCGCCATGGCGCTGCGGCAGGCGGGCAATCAGCACCTGCGCGTCATCCAGCCTGCTGCGCCAGCGGTGCAGTGTGTCGCGGTCATCGCCGGGCGCTTTGGCAGGTGGTAGGGCACGCACGGGCAAGGGCGCGCCGCGCAGGGCGGCGAGCAGGTCTGCCTCCATCGCCGCCAGCGTTGCTGCATCGCCGAAGATCGGGTGCAGCACAAAGGCCAGCGCGTGATCGCCTGCGCGGCCCGCAAACAGATGCAGCGCCGCCCCCGGCCCGTCGGGCAGGGCGAACTGCGCGGTGCGACATGCCTGTTGTGCCGCCGACACCGGATCATCCACCGCAGCATGGGCCTGCACGTCCACGCAAGGGGCGGCCTCCTGCACCCGCTGCATTTCGCCACCGGGCAGGCGGTGCAAACGGGCGGCAAAGGCGGGATGGGCATCCACCACCGCTTCGGCGGCCTGCATCAGGGCAGAGCGGCTCCAGCGCGGGTCGAAGGTCAACACCAGCCCCAGCACCGCAAACGGGGCCAGTTGCCCGACCTGCTCATGCGCCCAGATCTGCCGCTCTGCCGCCGAGAGCGGGTGCAGGCTGGCTGTCGGAAAAACCATATCGCTGCTCATGCCATCACCGCGCGCAGCGCCAGCGGGCGCGGATCGGCCCAGAGCGTTTCAATCCGGGCGAGACACTCGGCACGCGGGGCGGGCGCGCCTTCGGCCTGCCAGCCTGCGGGCAACGGATAAGTGGCGGGCCAGACCGACCAGCGGCCTTCGGCATTGTGCAGAACCAGCCAGTCGGCCTCTGCGGTGATGGATTGGGTCATGGGATGTCCTCGGTCTTGGGCTGTTGATGGACAGACGCGCGGCGGGCCGGGAAATTCACCGGATTTCCGCAGCCGGGCGGTTTTTCTGCGCAGGGGGTGAATTTCGCCGCCGCGCCCGCGTCTGTCTGACAAAGGCAAAAGGCAGGAGACTTCGATGCAGCCACTTGATCTGGGAGATCCGGCGCTGGGGCGGCTGATCCTGCGCGCGGCCCTGCCTGCGGTGTGCGGGCTGTCGATCAATGCCGCGCATCAGGGGGTGGACGCGCTGTTCATCGGGCAATTGGGGGCCGAGGCGCTGGCCGCTGTCAGCCTTGCGCTGCCACTGGCCGGGGTGACGGCGGCGCTGGGCGTCGGGCTGGGGGTTGGCTGCGCCACCGCCATCGGGCGACGGCTGGGCGCGGGCGATCAGGCCGCAGCCGAGCGCATCGCCTCTTTGGCCATGGCGCTGTGCATGGGTTTGGCGGTGGTGCTGGCGCTGCTGCTCTGGGCAGGCCACCGGGCGCTGCCAGAGCTGCTGGGCGCGCGCGGTGGCGTGATTGCCCCGGCGCAGGCCTATCTGGCGGTCATGGCGCTGTCAGCCGGGTTGGGCATGGTGCAGATCCTGTGTGATTTCACCGCCATCGGCGAAGGCAATGCGCGGTTCAGCATGATGACGCTGTTCCTGTGTTTCGGCTTGAACATCGTGCTGGACCCGCTGCTGATCTTTGGTCTGGTGCTGGGCGTGCCGGGGGCGGCGCTGGCAACCGTGCTGGCGCAGCTGGTGACGCTGGCGGTCTATGTTCGATATTTTGCACGCGGGGCCGGACGCTTGCGGCTGCGGCTGCATTTGCCGCTGGGCCGCGCGGCGCTGACCGAGCTGTGGCCGGTGTTACGTATCGGCCTGCCGGAAACCGGCGCGCTGCTGGTGGCAACGGCGGCAAGCCTGCTGCTGTATCGCATGGCCGCCGGGCTGGCCGGGGCCGAAGGTCTGGCGGCGCTGGGCATCGTGCTGCGGCTGCTGGTGCTGGCCACCCTGCCGATCGAGGGCTTCTGTCTGGGTGCGCAGGCGGTGCTGGCCCATGCGGCGGGGGCGGGCAACCCGGCCCGCCTTGCCCGCGCGGCGGGCATCGTCGCGGCGATTGCCTGTGGCGCGGCGGTGGCGGCCATGGCCGTCGCGCTCTGGGCGGCGCAGCCCCTGATTGCCGCCTTTTCGGCGGATCCGGTGGTGCATGCGCTGGCGGTGCCGGCGCTCTGGCTGCTGGCCCCCGCCTTCCCGGCCATCGCGCTGCGTCTTGTGGCACAGATCACCCTTCAGGCCACCGAACGCGCCCGGCTTGCCGCCGTTCTGGGCCTTGCCCCGATGGGCTGGCTGCTGCTGCCCCTGCTGGCGGTGCTGCCGGCGCATTGGGGATTTTCCGGCCTTGCCGCCAGCCTTTGCCTTGCTGCGTTTGGCGCGGGGCTGGGCGCGGCTGTCATCCTGTGGCGCCTGCTGCGCCCGCGAAATGAAGGAGTTTTCGCATGACCCATCTGCCCCCCGCACGCCCGACCCTGACCGAGGCGCTGATTGCCCCGGCCAACGCGCAGCCGCATCACGCGACCTCGGTGCCGATCTTTCAGACCTCCTCTTTCCTGTTCGACAGATATGAGGACATGGCCGCCGTTTTTGCCGGGCACTCGGATCGCTTCATCTATACCCGTGGCAACAACCCCACCGTGGCCGAGCTGGAGGCGCTGATCGCGCGGCTGGAAGGCTGCGAGGCGGCGCGCGGCTTTGCCTCCGGCATGGCGGCGGTGGCGGCGGCGGTGATGCCCTTCGTGCAGGCGGGCGATAGGGTGGTCGCGGTCGAGAACCTCTATTCCGACGCGTTCCGCCTGTTCGAAGTGGTGCTGAAGAAATTCGGCGTGCAGACCGATTATGTCGATGGATCGGATACCGAGGCGGTGATCCGCGCCTTGCCGGGGGCAAAGCTGGTCTATCTGGAAAGCCCGACCTCGTGGACCTTCACCCTGCAAGACCTGTCGGCGATTGGCCGGGCGGCGCGGGCTGAAGGCGTGATTTCGGTGATCGACAATTCTTGGGCGACGCCGCTGTATCAGCGCCCCGCCGAGATGGGAATTGATCTGATCATCCATGCCGCTTCGAAATACCTCGCCGGGCACAGCGACACGATTGCCGGGCTGGTGACAGGGCCAAAGGCGCTGATCGACCGGATCAACCATGAGGCCTATCATTATCTCGGCGGCAAGATGTCACCCTTCGATGCCTGGCTGGTGCTGCGCGGGATGCGCACGCTGAACCTGCGCATGGCGCGGCATATGGAAAACGGGCTAGCACTGGGCCGGGCCCTGCTGGCGCATGAGGCGGTGACGGCGCTGCGCCATCCCGGCTTTGGCCCGCATCCGGGGCTGACCGGCTTTGGCGGCCTGTTTGCCTTCGATCTGGATTGTAGCGTGGATATTGCCCGGTTCACGAATGCGCTGCGCGTGGTGAAGATCGGGGTCAGCTGGGGCGGGCCGGAAAGCCTGATCATCCCGGCGCAGGCCGCACTCGGGCTTTCGGGGGCCGCGAACTCGTTCCAGCGGTTTGGCGTGAACGCCCGCTCGTTGCGCATTGCGGCGGGGCTGGAAGAGCCGGACGCATTGGTGGAAGATGTGGTGAACGCAATCCGGGTGGCGCGCAGATGACCAATGTGATGGCAGAGGGCCTTGCCAGTGCGGGCGGCACGCGCTGGTATGACCTGCGCGATGAGGCAAGCGGCGCGGTGCGGCGGGTCTTTGTCTGGCTGCCGCCGGGCGATGCCCCTCAGGCGGGCTGGCCTGCCCTGATGATGACCGACGGCAATGCGGTGATCGGCACAGCGGTCGATGCGATGCGGGCACAGGCCTTTTACCCGTCGGGCACCAATATCGGCTGGGGGGTGCTGATCGCGGTCGGCTATCCGACCGAAGACGCCTATGACCCGTTCCGCCGCAGCTGGGATCTTGGTCCGCCACCGGGCAGCAGCTATCCGCCGTTCTGGCCCGATACGCCCGAGGTGCGCACCGGCGGCGGCGCGGAAATGGCGCGCTTCCTGTTGGATCAGGTGCGGCCCTTCGTGGCGGGTCTGGCCCCGCTCGATCCGGCGCGGCAGGGGCTGTTCGGCCATTCCTTCGGCGGGCTGTTCGCGCTGTGGCTGCTGTTCACCCGGCCAGAGGCGTTCAGCCATGTGATTGCCGCCAGCTCGGCGATCACCTGGGAAGACAGCTTTCTGCTGGATCATCTGGCGG
Encoded here:
- a CDS encoding non-ribosomal peptide synthetase, translating into MVFPTASLHPLSAAERQIWAHEQVGQLAPFAVLGLVLTFDPRWSRSALMQAAEAVVDAHPAFAARLHRLPGGEMQRVQEAAPCVDVQAHAAVDDPVSAAQQACRTAQFALPDGPGAALHLFAGRAGDHALAFVLHPIFGDAATLAAMEADLLAALRGAPLPVRALPPAKAPGDDRDTLHRWRSRLDDAQVLIARLPQRHGGSEGAARLHCQLRLEADLGARIAAAGGAAQVLPAALGALLQRYGGHDRLRFALGLPAGNPASRSEDLLPLCLAPDPAQGFGRLIQDTAAALAGMQADLLPSERLVQDMLRSAGADRHPLGAIALHLRQLPALPAGVSRAETPRPAARGECVILADLHPDGAITLSADHAEGLHDPALIARVLQHLERVLTAGLADPDAPLARIPLVTEAELADLSAPYPDDAPCDPRVVHLIIADHARRTPKKMAVICGTERWTHEALNRAANRLAHRLIGLGVGAEVPVAIMIERGAEAMVAILAAMKAGGAYIPVEPDHPESRNHHILTDAGVRVVLTRRRFQDRLPAGLSAHVLCIDDLPPGDFATTDPEVAIHRDQLAYIMYTSGSTGKPKGVAVEHGPLTDHNQTTARVYEMTEDSRELPFLPFSSDGGHERWMVPLMMGGSVVIPDGSLWTPEQTLAAMRRHGCNNASIPTTYLQQLAEWAEATGEAPPMRLYSFGGEGLAQTTFDLLSRALGAKILINGYGPTETIMTPMVWKVNAGTRFDGAYAPLGRAVGDRRAYVLDADLMPCPIGVVGEIHLGGTGVARGYVGRPGTTADRFIPDPFGPRLGGAPGARLYRSGDLGRWREDGTIEFLGRVDLQVKLNGYRIEPGEIEAALLAEPEVSEALVLLREDGGDKRLVGYVVAPAHVAEEDLLRGLEARLPAHMLPSAIVVLDRMPTNPNAKLDRAALPLPGKRQRKAAGEPPEGATEAAILDVWRSEIGHADMGVTDDFFAMGGKSLTALKVLARLRKLWPGVALSIADLFDAPTVRRLAARIAAGNATGRSAIALRASGGQPMLYCFPGLLVSTREYLRLTDHLGPDQPVTGFLCHSLNEDKRLNLSVTEVVADYVSHIRRESRGAPCAFLGWSWGGLLAWEAARQLQGEVDIRLVGMVDVCDLGTDFAPDAVPRFAPGERDRLEAEMQDWLSRTRMRPQWDQLIAAMDARCYDQFLRFVGNEADPLPTDGPEVSSREHTFWVLIDNALVFRRHALCPVDVPVASFSAGDSLSRGLNLVDWRQWSPRATAAEIVPGTNHLHIIGDRLFQSRFAQRLAAAFRS
- a CDS encoding MATE family efflux transporter, with translation MQPLDLGDPALGRLILRAALPAVCGLSINAAHQGVDALFIGQLGAEALAAVSLALPLAGVTAALGVGLGVGCATAIGRRLGAGDQAAAERIASLAMALCMGLAVVLALLLWAGHRALPELLGARGGVIAPAQAYLAVMALSAGLGMVQILCDFTAIGEGNARFSMMTLFLCFGLNIVLDPLLIFGLVLGVPGAALATVLAQLVTLAVYVRYFARGAGRLRLRLHLPLGRAALTELWPVLRIGLPETGALLVATAASLLLYRMAAGLAGAEGLAALGIVLRLLVLATLPIEGFCLGAQAVLAHAAGAGNPARLARAAGIVAAIACGAAVAAMAVALWAAQPLIAAFSADPVVHALAVPALWLLAPAFPAIALRLVAQITLQATERARLAAVLGLAPMGWLLLPLLAVLPAHWGFSGLAASLCLAAFGAGLGAAVILWRLLRPRNEGVFA
- a CDS encoding PLP-dependent transferase, whose product is MTHLPPARPTLTEALIAPANAQPHHATSVPIFQTSSFLFDRYEDMAAVFAGHSDRFIYTRGNNPTVAELEALIARLEGCEAARGFASGMAAVAAAVMPFVQAGDRVVAVENLYSDAFRLFEVVLKKFGVQTDYVDGSDTEAVIRALPGAKLVYLESPTSWTFTLQDLSAIGRAARAEGVISVIDNSWATPLYQRPAEMGIDLIIHAASKYLAGHSDTIAGLVTGPKALIDRINHEAYHYLGGKMSPFDAWLVLRGMRTLNLRMARHMENGLALGRALLAHEAVTALRHPGFGPHPGLTGFGGLFAFDLDCSVDIARFTNALRVVKIGVSWGGPESLIIPAQAALGLSGAANSFQRFGVNARSLRIAAGLEEPDALVEDVVNAIRVARR
- a CDS encoding MbtH family protein, which produces MTQSITAEADWLVLHNAEGRWSVWPATYPLPAGWQAEGAPAPRAECLARIETLWADPRPLALRAVMA
- a CDS encoding alpha/beta hydrolase; protein product: MTNVMAEGLASAGGTRWYDLRDEASGAVRRVFVWLPPGDAPQAGWPALMMTDGNAVIGTAVDAMRAQAFYPSGTNIGWGVLIAVGYPTEDAYDPFRRSWDLGPPPGSSYPPFWPDTPEVRTGGGAEMARFLLDQVRPFVAGLAPLDPARQGLFGHSFGGLFALWLLFTRPEAFSHVIAASSAITWEDSFLLDHLAAFDPQGRRLRVHLSAGEWEGDHLAPFQEGAADAATRLADKAKTRTLAAAQEMAVALARHPGVSAQYETYAGETHMSVLPVAVNRAIQTVFALR